Sequence from the Sporohalobacter salinus genome:
TGTAGACCCGATATCATTTCGTTTAGCATCTCCAATTACTAATAATCCTCTCTTCTTGGCATATTCAATCGTTTCTTCATAGGCCTTAATCCCTTGATAACCATACTGTTCATAAAAGGCAATTTGAGGCTTAACCGCCGGAACATAATCAGCCACTACATCTATAATTCCTCGATTAAATTCAAAAAATATCCTGCCTACCGCTTCCTTAGTCTTACCATATTTAGCTACGACTTCTTCCTTTATCTGATCAGGAATTCTATTTAAACGTGGATCTAATCCCACACAAACAAAGCTTCTTTTTTCTTTAATTGCCGTATTCAATCTTTCTATAAAGCTAGACATCAAATCCTCTCCTTTATAATACCTGATTATCCTTCATTACTACTTCCCCATTAATAATAGTTGCTTTCGGTCTCCCTAATAACTTAAATCCGTCAAAGGGACTATTCTTTCCTTTTGAATAAAACTCATCTACATCAACCTCATACTCTTCATCAAGATCTAATACTGTAATATCAGCTTTGCTGCCTTCCTTTAATCTTCCCCTATCTAAATTAAGAATCTGAGCTGGATTAATTGTTAACTTCTCAATTGCTTCCTCTAGACTAATAATTCCTGGTTTAACTAACTCTGTAATTACTAGTGGAAGAGCTGTCTCTAAACCAGAGATTCCAAAAGGAGCATAATTATACTCTACATTCTTCTCTTCGAAAGCATGTGGGGCATGGTCAGTAGCAATCGCATCGATCGTTCCATCTGCTAATCCTTCTTTAAGTGCTGTTACATCTTCTTCACTTCTTAAAGGAGGATTTACTTTAGTATTAGTATCAAAAGTAAGGACTGCTTCATCAGTTAGAGTAAAATGGTGAGGGGTAACTTCAGCAGTTACTTTTACTCCGCGTTCTTTAGCATCACGGACTAATTCTACTGCTCGTTTTGTAGTAACATGAGTAATATGAAGTCTAGAATCTGTTAATTCAGCTAATCTTATATCTCGAGCTACGATTATATCCTCGGCAGCAGCAGGAATTGGATCTAAGCCAGTCACAGTTGAGTAATAGCCTTCATTAATTACTCCATCACCGCTTAATACTTGATCCTCAGCATGCGTAAGTACCGGTAGATCAAAAGCTTTTACATAATCTAAAGCTAACCGCATCATTTCCGAATTCATTACCGTCTCTCCATCATCTGAGATACCAACAATGCCGGCTTCATTCATATAGCCAATTTCAGATAATTCTTCTCCCTCAAGTTTCTTAGTAATACTACCGATTGGAAAGAGATTAACTTTTCCTTCAAATTCCGCTTTATTTATCACTGACTCAACTATTGAAGCATTATCTATTACTGGATCTGTATTCGGCATGCAGGCTACAGAAGTAAAACCGCCGGCAGCTGCTGCTTTAGTTCCTGTCTCAATTGTTTCTTTATGTTCAAAACCTGGCTCTCTTAGATGAACATGCATATCAATAAGTCCAGGCGTTACCACTTTTCCAGCCGCATCAATTATTTCCGCTTCCTTATCTTCAAGTTCAGAACCTATCTCTTCTATCTTTCCATCAATTACTAAAATATCTAACTCTCCATTCAAACCATCAGCCGGACTAATTACCTTTCCATTCTTAATTAGTAGTTTCTTCAATCTTCTCACCTCCAGTTAAAAGATATAGAAGTGCCATTCTGATAGCCACTCCATTTGTTACCTGTTCATTGATTATTGATTGATCTCCGTAGGCTACTCCCGGTGTTATCTCTACGCCGCGATTTGTCGGGCCTGGATGCATTACAGTAACCTCATCACCAACCAATTCTAATATTCTTTCATTTACACCATAAAACTTGGTATACTCTCGCAAGCTAGGTAAAAATCCTGCTTCCTGTCGTTCTAATTGAATCCGTAGAATATTAACTACATCTACTCCATCCAATCCTTCTTCTAAATTATAATAAACCTCAACTCCCATATCTTCTAACTCAACTGGAATCAAAGTCGGTGGGCCAATAACTCTTACTTTAGCTCCTAATTTATTTAAAGCCCAGATATTAGAGCGAGCTACTCTACTATGTTTAATATCACCTACAATAGCAACTGTCTGTCCTTCTATTTTCCCCCGTTCTTCTCGCATACTATACATATCCAATAAAGCTTGAGTTGGATGGGCATGAGATCCGTCACCAGCATTTAAAACTGATGCTTCAA
This genomic interval carries:
- a CDS encoding dihydroorotase, translated to MKKLLIKNGKVISPADGLNGELDILVIDGKIEEIGSELEDKEAEIIDAAGKVVTPGLIDMHVHLREPGFEHKETIETGTKAAAAGGFTSVACMPNTDPVIDNASIVESVINKAEFEGKVNLFPIGSITKKLEGEELSEIGYMNEAGIVGISDDGETVMNSEMMRLALDYVKAFDLPVLTHAEDQVLSGDGVINEGYYSTVTGLDPIPAAAEDIIVARDIRLAELTDSRLHITHVTTKRAVELVRDAKERGVKVTAEVTPHHFTLTDEAVLTFDTNTKVNPPLRSEEDVTALKEGLADGTIDAIATDHAPHAFEEKNVEYNYAPFGISGLETALPLVITELVKPGIISLEEAIEKLTINPAQILNLDRGRLKEGSKADITVLDLDEEYEVDVDEFYSKGKNSPFDGFKLLGRPKATIINGEVVMKDNQVL
- a CDS encoding aspartate carbamoyltransferase catalytic subunit, with protein sequence MSFKHKHLLDLMDLTREDIQLILDTAESMKEIFTRSIKKVPTLRGKTIINLFYEPSTRTKSSFDLAGKRLSADMMSLSVSTSSVVKGESLVDTARTLEAMGADAVIMRHSIPGASHLLAESIEASVLNAGDGSHAHPTQALLDMYSMREERGKIEGQTVAIVGDIKHSRVARSNIWALNKLGAKVRVIGPPTLIPVELEDMGVEVYYNLEEGLDGVDVVNILRIQLERQEAGFLPSLREYTKFYGVNERILELVGDEVTVMHPGPTNRGVEITPGVAYGDQSIINEQVTNGVAIRMALLYLLTGGEKIEETTN